A portion of the Lysinibacillus timonensis genome contains these proteins:
- a CDS encoding FHA domain-containing protein: MSLTRCKNGHMFSSRRHGSMCPYCNVAVETNLSSSKSRPVVATVNEDDKTMPYLGETEGVEPVTGWLVCIEGPPLGQDFKIYAEKNFIGRSDEMHIRILGDNTISRRNHAVIVYDPKQRNFYLLPGDASGLAYHNNEAVYSPVELQGYDVIQLGRSKFIFMPLCGVHFEWEHHQQHQHQEA, from the coding sequence ATGAGTTTAACTCGTTGTAAAAATGGTCATATGTTTAGTTCAAGAAGGCATGGAAGTATGTGTCCTTACTGTAATGTAGCGGTTGAAACAAATCTTAGTAGTAGCAAAAGTAGGCCAGTAGTCGCAACAGTAAATGAAGATGATAAAACAATGCCTTACTTAGGCGAAACAGAGGGTGTTGAGCCGGTAACAGGCTGGTTAGTTTGTATTGAGGGACCACCACTTGGCCAAGATTTTAAAATTTATGCAGAGAAGAATTTCATAGGTCGATCTGACGAAATGCATATTCGTATTCTTGGTGACAATACAATTTCAAGGCGCAATCACGCAGTTATTGTGTATGACCCGAAACAACGGAATTTTTATCTATTACCTGGAGACGCTTCCGGCCTTGCTTATCACAATAATGAGGCGGTTTATTCCCCTGTTGAATTACAAGGCTATGATGTAATTCAGCTCGGGCGAAGCAAATTTATCTTCATGCCGCTTTGCGGTGTTCATTTTGAATGGGAACATCACCAGCAGCATCAACATCAGGAGGCGTAA
- a CDS encoding FHA domain-containing protein, protein MNLDNSSHEKKTKPGVIIVIDCLIGVTIIFALIFTYFINSQLLLKIVISILLVILLAWLFFMKIKKRPYEEINDTKINRLVLLDYDGESLKEWYIHGIPSMLIGKSAPGAEVDIDLSDVEYASLISKEHAVLNYSSGSWFIEDLDSENGVGIKKLSDRTPQKLPSDKPTEIHFGDMIYLANTRILVK, encoded by the coding sequence ATGAATTTAGATAATTCTTCTCATGAAAAAAAGACCAAACCAGGAGTTATTATTGTCATTGATTGCCTTATTGGAGTAACAATCATCTTTGCACTTATTTTTACATATTTCATAAATTCTCAATTGTTATTAAAGATTGTTATTTCCATTTTGCTAGTCATCTTGTTAGCCTGGCTTTTCTTTATGAAAATAAAAAAGCGTCCATATGAAGAAATAAATGATACAAAAATCAATCGGCTCGTGTTGTTAGATTATGACGGAGAAAGCTTGAAAGAATGGTATATCCACGGTATTCCATCCATGTTGATTGGAAAAAGTGCTCCTGGGGCAGAAGTGGATATTGACCTATCAGATGTGGAATATGCCTCGCTTATAAGTAAAGAGCATGCCGTATTAAATTATTCTTCAGGAAGTTGGTTCATTGAGGACTTAGATTCTGAAAATGGGGTTGGCATTAAAAAGCTTAGTGATCGTACACCGCAAAAATTACCGAGTGACAAGCCAACGGAAATTCACTTTGGTGACATGATCTATCTTGCAAATACACGGATTTTAGTGAAATGA
- a CDS encoding J domain-containing protein translates to MNNFYDRLGIGLHASRDEVKMAYRKLAKQYHPDVNHGNPNAAKRFKEIKEAYETLYSPELRKKYDAKLGIQNKGEERESHQSAKASRESYQQDFDPSKVHQTFEQFFGFNPKTKERTQDYKSEQQRKNPLDTSELFNKYFGRG, encoded by the coding sequence ATGAATAATTTTTACGACCGATTAGGTATTGGGCTACATGCTTCGAGGGATGAAGTGAAAATGGCTTACAGAAAGCTAGCTAAACAATATCATCCCGATGTAAATCATGGAAATCCTAATGCAGCAAAACGTTTTAAAGAAATTAAAGAAGCGTATGAAACATTATATTCACCCGAACTAAGGAAAAAGTATGATGCAAAACTTGGCATTCAAAACAAAGGTGAAGAAAGGGAAAGTCATCAGTCAGCGAAAGCTAGTAGAGAATCGTATCAGCAAGACTTTGACCCTTCTAAAGTACATCAAACTTTCGAACAGTTTTTTGGCTTTAACCCAAAAACGAAGGAACGAACTCAAGATTATAAAAGCGAACAACAGAGGAAAAACCCTTTGGATACATCTGAACTATTTAACAAGTACTTTGGCAGAGGGTAA
- a CDS encoding membrane-associated protease 1, which translates to MGFRLRVEGAGETIELGIRNIEEAVFGTDTPDDTNARSTDVGATLKVKGKILTATTEDGADDTIKLAEWSTVPAEKLEAYREVTLEVEAAGQIVRKFTLPHAFVVDYSEIFGDSQGVGRFELLIKQKKDKTDEVTIDGNFQ; encoded by the coding sequence ATGGGATTCAGACTACGAGTAGAAGGCGCAGGAGAAACAATCGAACTAGGCATTCGAAATATTGAAGAGGCAGTGTTTGGCACTGATACTCCGGATGATACGAATGCTCGATCAACAGATGTTGGTGCAACACTTAAAGTGAAAGGGAAAATCCTTACTGCAACAACAGAAGACGGAGCTGACGACACTATTAAACTAGCAGAATGGTCTACAGTTCCAGCAGAAAAACTAGAAGCTTATCGTGAAGTGACACTAGAAGTTGAAGCAGCAGGACAAATTGTTCGTAAATTTACTTTACCACATGCATTCGTTGTAGATTATAGTGAGATTTTTGGGGATTCTCAAGGTGTTGGTCGCTTTGAATTATTAATTAAGCAGAAAAAAGACAAAACAGACGAAGTAACAATTGATGGAAACTTCCAATAA
- a CDS encoding transcriptional regulator, which produces MDIIYQTNRTMLFEEMNPEKLDLLTLIGDVKGIESLSDEKIKEINEYLLVKNFDEFLTKFSPTVYSFYNAANQKVVYTLRKPEGISEELISEIKIDQNNDFLKMLFTLIDTKRSQGIANVDFKFENLLDMISPKKVMEDIRQVRKEIHYLHDEYEKLDEGDPKRLDIGDKLNMKFEEASQNYNNVMAMLPLAIEDIKTRLLLGASQNNDESEPLQIGILSIGDEGELKIIEAPKEENNELLVLDENSQKRLETIFEEDYEAITETPSSYVKDLVVRTFSPLPAVRNEVNTELEVQNYNTYLEFYKNAKDDFVKTVKPLVEKILGVKLFFDQYESKNRGMQPSLLVLNTRLDMLVKNINRLEAYLNTVNTKNDFTDTVWFGIVPNIEWETNGKAPIRRLRFQGNEAAVKRESNRMESLSALLDVVKNYRVQLFFSFETGEETTFNSVATTGIDRFIEKCTVLQRKDFSEFAIPCLPNFTIIPKDKSGVIIDSRMKQTENGVQLSKDKEDILKLWIEGVYVEASYIAGGIVAAYQCPEYLKNKFRNVTREYPGVRFDIEAVDHNLHATTTMAKEISGFTNSIKDAINQKNFGFIFSSDNAQVNQKDVKRITVYKARSLATSIDDGSGFDSIYKTLVSTYIERVLRFQTGDFKYDNIVKFFSNNPSSQKSKWLKSKEYVNSVLQDGDDISYTIDERNNLCQIDIAFNGNVKNLEVTITKGTTAVKA; this is translated from the coding sequence ATGGATATCATCTATCAAACGAACAGAACAATGCTTTTCGAAGAAATGAATCCAGAAAAGCTAGATTTACTGACATTGATAGGAGACGTAAAGGGAATTGAAAGTTTAAGTGATGAAAAAATTAAAGAGATCAATGAATATCTCCTAGTAAAAAACTTTGATGAGTTTTTAACTAAATTTTCACCGACCGTTTACTCATTCTACAATGCAGCAAATCAAAAAGTAGTTTATACATTAAGAAAGCCTGAAGGGATATCAGAGGAGTTAATCTCAGAGATTAAAATCGACCAAAATAATGACTTTTTGAAAATGTTATTTACACTGATTGATACGAAAAGAAGTCAAGGAATTGCGAATGTAGATTTTAAATTTGAAAATTTGCTGGATATGATTTCCCCGAAAAAGGTGATGGAAGATATTCGTCAAGTTCGTAAGGAAATTCATTACTTGCACGATGAATACGAAAAATTAGATGAAGGCGATCCAAAGAGACTAGATATTGGTGATAAATTAAACATGAAATTTGAAGAGGCTAGTCAAAATTACAACAATGTGATGGCGATGCTCCCTCTAGCAATAGAAGATATAAAAACAAGATTATTACTTGGAGCTTCTCAAAATAATGATGAATCTGAACCGTTACAAATTGGTATTTTATCTATCGGTGATGAAGGTGAGCTAAAAATCATTGAAGCGCCTAAGGAAGAAAACAATGAATTACTTGTACTGGATGAAAATAGCCAAAAAAGACTAGAAACGATCTTTGAAGAAGACTATGAGGCGATAACAGAAACACCTTCTTCATATGTTAAAGATCTAGTTGTAAGAACATTTTCTCCGCTTCCAGCTGTAAGAAATGAAGTGAATACTGAGCTTGAAGTACAAAACTATAATACGTATCTAGAATTCTATAAAAACGCAAAAGATGATTTTGTTAAAACAGTAAAGCCGCTAGTTGAGAAGATACTAGGCGTGAAGCTTTTCTTTGATCAGTATGAATCAAAAAATCGTGGGATGCAGCCGAGCTTATTAGTACTCAACACTCGCTTGGACATGCTAGTTAAAAATATCAATCGTCTAGAGGCATATTTAAATACCGTTAATACTAAGAACGACTTTACTGACACTGTTTGGTTTGGGATTGTTCCTAATATTGAATGGGAAACAAATGGGAAAGCACCAATTAGAAGACTTCGTTTCCAAGGGAATGAAGCGGCAGTTAAAAGAGAAAGCAATCGAATGGAATCTTTATCGGCACTACTTGACGTTGTGAAAAATTACCGCGTGCAGTTGTTCTTTAGTTTTGAAACTGGAGAGGAAACGACATTTAATAGTGTTGCAACGACAGGTATTGATCGATTTATTGAAAAATGTACAGTGCTACAAAGAAAAGATTTTAGTGAATTTGCCATTCCTTGTTTGCCGAACTTCACGATAATTCCGAAAGATAAGTCTGGTGTCATTATCGATAGCAGAATGAAACAAACAGAAAATGGTGTTCAACTATCGAAAGATAAAGAAGACATCCTCAAATTATGGATAGAAGGTGTCTATGTAGAAGCATCGTATATAGCAGGAGGAATCGTTGCGGCATATCAATGTCCGGAGTACTTGAAAAACAAATTCCGAAATGTCACTAGAGAGTATCCAGGTGTACGTTTTGACATCGAAGCAGTAGATCATAATTTACATGCGACAACGACAATGGCGAAGGAAATTTCCGGATTTACGAATTCTATAAAAGATGCTATCAATCAGAAAAACTTTGGCTTTATCTTCTCGTCTGACAATGCGCAAGTAAATCAAAAAGATGTTAAGAGAATTACAGTTTATAAGGCGAGAAGCTTAGCTACATCCATAGATGATGGAAGTGGATTTGATTCAATTTATAAGACACTTGTGAGTACATATATTGAACGTGTCCTCAGATTCCAAACAGGTGATTTTAAATACGATAATATCGTGAAATTCTTTAGCAATAATCCAAGTAGTCAAAAAAGTAAGTGGCTTAAATCGAAGGAATATGTAAACTCTGTTCTTCAAGATGGAGATGACATTAGTTATACAATTGATGAACGGAATAATCTATGCCAAATCGACATTGCCTTCAATGGAAATGTTAAAAATCTGGAAGTTACCATTACAAAAGGGACAACGGCTGTTAAGGCGTAA
- a CDS encoding VWA domain-containing protein, translating into MKKVKWFLMLLILFGLIISPKSSSTIYASEPNDLEVVFVIDASYSMNTTDPHRISAEVLNLFIDLNENSTTQVGFVFYNDKIVDTQPLIALKDVKNTSILKDHLNSIPRNGFTDPGLGLHKAQELFQHNRSDGTKRAVILLTDGEVDLPNGSARTMEEAESDINEAINKAKEEQYPIYTVGLNNGGKLNNKHLEHIAEETGATFFNAKNAHALLDIFQTIFKELGPTTHYPIDSVNATGKAQAVNVDIPYGISEGTIVLLSPHSINETSLNGKATIIEQHQSNHYTIINLKEISESSLQLRFKGILGDLVTVSFFGNQELLATLELPSEEIEKDKPVMIRSTLVNHTGNEPLELREDLHAELIVKQENGTELRLPMVNMGTSFELEESFSALGTYEAKVLINGEGIQVETDPKTFELIQTQPFLLNSESITINMGNKNTNINLNDYFSNLKEDNLTFEIVKVGNDNTVNATIKENILTLTPVEIGETTIDVQFTDQVGRNMVSTFHISVESSGYSTLMLAGISVLTVSIVLIFLWFVRKNYSFVGRIEGIFYQTDQQALPSKMYWPLTAFNNRKRISLAELFSSLDITENLPGADQIILSAGRNVLTMKHDSKCIILKGSSIVPRKQKVVINNNEKLLITFENGETEVELLYKATKRHEVIESYSYSN; encoded by the coding sequence ATGAAAAAAGTAAAATGGTTTTTAATGCTTCTCATACTGTTTGGTCTAATAATTAGTCCAAAAAGCTCCTCAACCATCTACGCGAGTGAACCTAACGATTTAGAAGTTGTCTTTGTAATTGATGCAAGCTATTCAATGAACACCACTGATCCTCATAGGATTTCAGCAGAAGTTTTGAATTTGTTTATCGATTTAAACGAAAACTCAACAACTCAAGTAGGATTTGTCTTTTATAATGACAAGATTGTTGATACACAGCCTTTAATAGCTCTTAAGGACGTAAAAAATACATCAATTTTGAAGGATCATTTGAACTCCATTCCTCGAAATGGTTTTACTGACCCAGGTCTCGGATTACATAAGGCACAGGAATTATTTCAACATAATAGAAGTGATGGAACAAAACGAGCAGTTATTTTATTAACAGATGGTGAAGTGGATTTACCGAACGGATCAGCACGAACAATGGAAGAAGCGGAGAGTGATATTAACGAAGCTATTAATAAAGCAAAAGAAGAACAATATCCAATTTACACTGTAGGCCTTAATAATGGCGGGAAGTTAAATAATAAACATTTAGAACATATTGCTGAAGAGACTGGAGCAACTTTCTTTAATGCAAAAAACGCTCACGCTCTTTTAGATATATTTCAAACTATTTTTAAGGAACTAGGTCCAACAACTCACTACCCTATAGACTCAGTCAATGCTACTGGAAAGGCTCAGGCAGTTAACGTTGATATCCCATATGGAATATCAGAAGGTACTATTGTACTTCTCTCTCCACATTCAATTAATGAGACGAGCCTTAACGGCAAAGCGACCATCATCGAACAGCATCAATCAAATCATTACACAATAATCAATCTTAAAGAAATCAGTGAAAGCTCGTTGCAACTTAGATTCAAAGGTATATTAGGAGATCTGGTAACTGTGAGCTTCTTTGGTAATCAAGAGCTTCTCGCAACTCTTGAACTTCCAAGCGAAGAAATAGAGAAGGATAAACCTGTTATGATACGGTCTACGCTTGTAAATCATACCGGTAATGAACCTTTAGAACTTCGAGAGGATCTTCATGCTGAATTGATCGTAAAGCAAGAAAACGGAACAGAACTACGGTTACCAATGGTGAATATGGGGACGTCTTTTGAACTTGAAGAATCTTTTTCAGCCTTAGGAACATATGAGGCGAAAGTTCTAATTAATGGGGAGGGCATTCAAGTCGAAACTGATCCTAAGACTTTTGAATTAATTCAGACACAGCCATTTTTATTGAATTCCGAATCGATTACGATAAATATGGGGAATAAAAATACTAACATTAACCTAAACGACTATTTTTCAAATCTTAAGGAAGACAACCTTACATTTGAAATTGTCAAAGTGGGTAACGATAACACAGTAAATGCAACCATAAAGGAAAATATTTTAACTTTAACTCCTGTTGAAATTGGCGAGACAACTATTGATGTTCAATTTACAGATCAAGTTGGTAGAAATATGGTTTCAACATTCCATATTTCTGTTGAAAGCTCAGGGTATTCAACCCTTATGTTGGCAGGAATAAGTGTGCTAACAGTAAGTATTGTACTCATTTTCTTATGGTTTGTTCGTAAAAATTATTCATTTGTAGGACGTATTGAAGGGATCTTTTACCAAACAGATCAACAAGCACTTCCATCAAAAATGTACTGGCCGCTAACAGCCTTTAACAATCGGAAACGTATTTCCTTGGCCGAGTTATTTTCTAGTTTAGATATTACAGAAAATTTACCAGGGGCAGACCAAATAATTTTATCTGCAGGTAGAAATGTTCTAACTATGAAACATGACTCCAAATGTATCATTTTAAAAGGCAGTTCTATCGTACCTAGAAAACAGAAAGTAGTTATAAATAATAATGAGAAATTATTGATTACATTTGAAAATGGAGAAACTGAAGTAGAGCTCCTATACAAAGCAACAAAAAGACATGAAGTCATTGAGTCCTACTCTTACTCGAACTAA
- a CDS encoding serine/threonine-protein kinase, whose amino-acid sequence MEEVIYETSLKSNQLLNQSYKIVSTISASDLSIVYLAQKIENEKTVVIKEFYPKALVVRDLDEKTLICSYSMNKKKLNEWKHTFLQEALFLKKLVHPNIVQYIEHFEENGTMYIVMEYCEGQTLETYIQRESFQLATFLKEVYLPLIHTLDYVHQQEIIHRDIKPKNILIDKNGNVKMIDFGSATYLEPTMEREIFTTKGYSPLELYSKQSKQGTFSDVYSMAAIFYFILKGKPPADAPSRVIEDTLEPLNSKDRMISPWLLKKIMKSLSVHYNERPHSIVSFIPYIKLEYHLLRIINKFQKVEKRPDYSK is encoded by the coding sequence GTGGAAGAGGTAATATATGAAACGAGTCTTAAGTCAAATCAACTCTTAAATCAATCATACAAAATTGTATCAACAATCTCTGCTAGTGATCTATCAATTGTCTACTTAGCACAAAAAATAGAAAATGAAAAAACAGTAGTCATTAAGGAGTTTTATCCGAAAGCATTAGTCGTTCGAGATTTAGATGAAAAAACGCTAATATGTAGTTATTCTATGAACAAAAAAAAGCTAAATGAATGGAAGCATACCTTTTTGCAAGAGGCTCTTTTTCTAAAAAAACTTGTGCATCCGAACATTGTTCAATATATTGAACATTTCGAAGAGAATGGAACAATGTATATTGTCATGGAGTATTGCGAAGGTCAAACACTTGAAACATATATACAACGAGAATCCTTTCAACTAGCCACATTTCTTAAGGAGGTATATTTGCCTCTAATTCATACACTTGATTATGTACATCAACAAGAAATTATTCACCGTGATATTAAACCGAAAAATATATTAATTGATAAGAACGGAAATGTAAAAATGATTGATTTTGGTTCGGCTACCTATTTAGAACCAACAATGGAACGAGAAATTTTCACTACAAAGGGCTATTCCCCTTTAGAGTTGTATTCCAAACAATCGAAACAAGGGACGTTTTCTGATGTATATAGTATGGCGGCGATTTTCTATTTTATTTTAAAGGGCAAGCCTCCAGCTGATGCCCCATCAAGAGTAATAGAAGATACGTTGGAACCGCTGAATAGTAAGGATCGGATGATCTCACCTTGGCTATTGAAAAAAATAATGAAAAGTTTGTCAGTACATTATAATGAAAGACCTCATTCAATTGTTTCCTTTATTCCTTACATTAAGCTGGAATATCATCTACTTCGTATAATAAACAAATTTCAAAAAGTAGAAAAAAGGCCCGATTACAGTAAGTAA
- a CDS encoding DUF1294 domain-containing protein, whose amino-acid sequence MWYALLAFIILESMILLVLMGIDKSKAKKREWRISERTLFTIAIFGGACGGVLGMYLFRHKTKHNSFAFGFPLLAAIQLFLVVNMYSTI is encoded by the coding sequence ATGTGGTATGCATTATTAGCCTTTATTATTTTAGAATCAATGATTTTATTAGTTCTAATGGGAATAGATAAATCGAAGGCAAAAAAGAGAGAATGGCGTATATCTGAAAGAACGCTCTTTACTATTGCTATATTTGGCGGTGCGTGTGGTGGTGTGTTAGGGATGTATTTATTCCGTCACAAGACAAAACATAATTCATTTGCTTTTGGATTTCCATTACTTGCAGCCATTCAACTATTTCTAGTAGTTAACATGTACTCTACAATCTAA